In one window of Primulina tabacum isolate GXHZ01 chromosome 8, ASM2559414v2, whole genome shotgun sequence DNA:
- the LOC142553544 gene encoding stress-response A/B barrel domain-containing protein At5g22580-like produces MAEFKHLVLVKFKEEVVVEDVLKEMEKLVSEMDIVKSFVWGQDIESLEMLRQGFTHAFLMTFEKKDDFTAFASHPNHVEFSAKFSTVIDKAVLLDFPVVTVKSPA; encoded by the exons ATGGCTGAGTTCAAGCATTTGGTGCTGGTGAAGTTCAAAGAAGAAGTGGTGGTGGAAGATGTTCTAAAAGAAATGGAGAAGCTTGTTTCTGAGATGGACATTGTCAAGTCCTTTGTGTG GGGACAAGACATAGAAAGCCTGGAAATGCTGAGACAAGGATTCACACATGCTTTCTTGATGACATTTGAGAAGAAGGATGATTTCACTGCATTTGCCAGCCACCCAAATCACGTCGAGTTCTCCGCAAAATTCTCGACCGTGATCGACAAGGCTGTGCTGCTTGATTTCCCGGTTGTCACAGTCAAATCTCCTGCCTAG